DNA sequence from the Cucurbita pepo subsp. pepo cultivar mu-cu-16 chromosome LG06, ASM280686v2, whole genome shotgun sequence genome:
GGGGAATGGTGGTCGCCTTTTGGAATGTGAATCTCCTACCCAACGGTATACTCGGGCGGTACAGAACAGGGTTCAAAACCGGTTCCCGACCGTATTCCCAACCGGCGGTGCCGGCAGAGGCTCCGTTAATAAGCAAAACCTGGCCGTTTGGAAGCAACAACATATCAGGCATCACCCAAGGATGCGGCATTGTTTCCATGACCCACTGCGGATCCGGGTCAGTAATCTTAATTCTGGCACAAGTGTTCAACGCCGCTACAAAATTATTGCGTTTGGCCTTCTTCAAAGCACCTTTTGGAGCTCCCCCACACACCAATACCTCAACTTCGATGGATTCAGTATCCAAATTTAAGGGAAGCATCACGGCGGAGCCGGTACTAGGGTAGCATCTCGGATCGCCGCCGGGAATCGTCGGAAATGTTTTGACGACTCTGTTTTTGGTGTAATCGAATAGAATGGCTCGATTGTTGGCAAATATGAACAAATTTCCATCCGGTTGCAGAAATACATATGGGTATAAATTGTTTTCGATTTTGGGATCACTTGTCTCCGCCAAGAAAGGAAGATCGAACACGGTTTCAGTTGCTGTTCTTTTTGGATAGAATTCGTAATTGAACTGTTTCTGGCCGCCGATGATGATTTGTCCGCCGTCGGGTAGAATATGGTTAGTGGCATACCACCGGCGGGCCGATAGTCCCGGACGCTCTTCCCAATCGCAAGTGGGACAGGGGCTCAACATTCTGATCTGCCGTTCGCCTTTACCGTCGCCGCCAGTTTGGACGAGAGTGCCATTGGGGATTACGGCGCCGGAGGAACACCAAACGTCAGTTTGTACCATGAGTGGTCGTAATGTGTTGGTGATGACATCGTACTCAATAGAATGGGCCGTACAGTCCTCTTTTATTTTGCCTGTAGGGTCTCTTAGGCATTTTCCTTGGGGCAAAGACAAATTGGATGCACCAAAGTCGGTGCGGTCGAAAATGACGACGCGGTCGTTTGAAAGCAACTGCGTGTGCATGGACGATATGCCCACGTTTTTCTGCAGCAGCTGCCAGCTCCCTCGACCCTCCTCCGTGAGAGGCTGAGCGGAGAAGAGAAGTATTTGGGCAAAAAAGAGTGCTAAAATGAGTGAAGGAGTATCCATATTTCGAGCTGGTGTCGAGTGCATGGCTTTAAGGCCATAGGGTTTACCTATATATACACGTGTTTCCAGGAGAGAGGCTTACACTTCGCCTCCCACTTATAACAAAACGCGTGGAATACTAGAATTCACCAAAACCATTTGCGTTAAGTGTTTCTTTGTGCTTTTAAGGTGTTCACCCAATCATTATGCTCATTCTTCCGTcattaattgttttattatacCCACTCTtatcttataatattatttacatcagatttgaaaattaaactcccgttaatcaaattaaactcccgttaatattatttagtttGTTTTAGAATCTTTACTTATGAATGTCTGGCAGCTTCTTATGTTATAGAATTCTAACAAcgataaattattattaccttattatttatatatctactactatttcatttttcaaatcacttattctatttattttttccctaTTTTTCTTCCACTAATTcgatttaattgaattaaataattatcaaaattttaaattaaaattttcttttactttcttgggttttgattttaatttatttttctaaagaaCAAAGGATGTTTTAATGGATATAATggtagactttttttttttttttttttttttttttttttttttNTTAACCcaatttatacttttaattttatcaaatttgaccctaaatttaaataaatattaccataatactcttaaacttcaagaaatatttgtagtctttcaaaagttttcttttatgtatttaatgaactataaaaaattatacgatataaaattgataaaaatttagatagaAATCATagctgcttttttttttttttaatttataaattttgataaagttatttaataattaatttatttatcgatcaaatgtttttcttttttacaaaacttaattttattaaaagtattgAGTTGATGAAAATTTCTACactttcttaattaaaaattgtaagTGAATTAGcataattctaatttatgatcaaaatttatgatcattttgattttttttttctttaaatgaaTGGACTCACAACCAAAATTATATAAGCATTTTAGTTTTCCAGCGAATTCATGGACAATGCCAATGGTGTGAATAAATAACATGTTATTTTCAAAGAATATGAGTTGTATGGGACAATTATCCTTCAAACATTCCTTCtggttatttaatttcaaaaagtaACGGTTAATGACAAatctttatttcattaaaattaatgggTATGGGAAGATTTCTAGTTAGTTTTGTAGATAAAATTTGTGGATATCAATAATTGATTAAAGTTTATTATCTAATTTAAcgaacttaaaattttaaaattgatacgATCGacaataatcaaatttaattttttctaaatttttaaatggacTCGAAGCATTATAGTTTTCCATCAAATTCATAGCGAATGCGAATggtgaataaaaatattatttttcaaataatatgaTCTGTATTACCATCATCCTTTAAAATTTGCAtctgttttatttaattttaaaaagtggcttaaaaaggaaaaacttgtggattttctccttttgtttctcatttaaTTCTTAACCTTCCTTTTCAGCTATCTAATTAATGTTTTGACCCTCTGATTTTacttaaaacatatttaattacaaCTCTAAAATGTCCTAAAAAGTCTTTCACACATCTATCTAACCCCGTCAAACTAACAGTatattaaatgtaaaatttaattttattaaaaattattatacaaaaatgaaaatacattttttttttgcaagtaCAAAAACACTGAAAGCTTAAATTTAACCTATTAATTACTATTAATATTAGGTGAAaggttcaaaattttagtttatgaatcgaattaattaatattgattttatttttaaagattaaaaaataagtggaataattcaaaataattaatagacCATAAATGATTTAGATGAAATAAATAGTAACAGATGATAAATGCCATaactttaaataaagaaaggtAAGTTAACTGCAATTAAACTTACTtggaaataatattaatattacatGTGCATGtgttatttcataattgaTAAGCTTCAAGATCTTTCTATAatatatgtttgagatatggataaagtataattttatatattatattaggAACGttaaatgtatattatatatatatatctatattttttaaaattaatcatgTATAAGGTGGATAATTCCAAtcttagatatatattttatttcaaatcaaaGATAGAGATGTAAGTCCACCATCTAGGGTGAATTACTTTTGCTTGTATGGTACGCCAATACTGTACGGCGGTCCGGCGAGGGGCCTCTTACTCATTCTCGCTCCAAACTACCCATTCTTTCCTTACTATTCTTATCCACACTGATAAAATTTGTTGTTCCGGTGGACAAATTGCCGGGATTAGACGGAGTTTGGCCTAATAGCGACGACCCGAAACGCCACGGTCGGAGGGGAGACGGTGGCGTTGTGTCGGCCTCCACTCGAAGACGAAATAACTCCATTGGGCCGCTTTTTGTGTGATTGGGCCGCACTCGTAACCTATAAAGTTGACCAAGATTGAAGTAAATTATGAAACACTTTATAGGTTACATCACATTATATGATCATCAttagaacaataaataaatggaaaaatcacTTATTTCattccaacattttttctaAACTCGAATTCGTGGCGTTTCAAAATGATAaaccttcaaattttgatattcCCCATAACGAAGATTAGAATCCATTTATTCACTGAAATATTAGCAATTTAGAAGGAAGGGGGACGAAAAAATAGAGGTAAAGATGGGGAAGGAAGAAGACAGCTCGAAGCTCCTCCACTCTCGTTTCGCTTTCCAGATCCGatgaaacaaacaagaacacaGAATTAATTCATCCCCTGTtcttatctaaaattaaaacccTTATGGattcttcattcatttatcTGCCTTTCTAATTCCGTAATCCCATTTTGTCTTTTTGCTTTCCTCTGATCcttgttagattttttttctttaaccaTGTCGACGAGAGGGAGCAGATCGGAGAAGGTGAACAGGATATTTCAGAAATTTGACGCTAACCATGATGGGGGTCTCAATAGGGACGAAATGGCTGCGCTTGTCGTGGCTGTTAACCCTAGGGTCAAATTCAGCGATGAACAGATCAATGCGATTCTTGACGAGGTGTTTCGGACGTACGGGAATTTTATTCAGGGCGATGAGGGTCTAACTTTTGAGGGGTTGTTGAGGACTTATGATGATGGCGCTGGAGATGTGGACCGTGACTTCGACGCGCTTGAATTGGATATTAATAATAAGGGAATTCTGGTGACTTCAGAGgcttcctcttcttcaattGCCGACGAGCGTGCTTTGGAGTCCCAGAAGAAGCAGAGAACTGCAGCGTGGGCATTGTCGCCGAATCATGGCATTGTGTTTGATGATAGTTGGAAGATCGTCGATGATTTGGAGATTTTAATCAAAAGATTGAAGGCCAAGCAGGCTAAGGATGGGAAATTGAAGGCGGACAATTTGGATGCCCACTCTGATGCAGGCTGGTCCAGAGAATTAGGGCCGTCTTCGGAGCTTTCAGAGAAGAGGGTTTTCTGGGAAGAGTCCGGCCATGACTATGCTTCCTTTCTCAAGGAATTAGAGGCGTTGAGAACTCGAGCAGATCGAGCGCGATCCAGAGATGAGGCTTTTGATGGGCATATGGTAATTGGTAGGGTTTTGTATGAGCACCAGCTGTTTAAGGAGGCTCTGGTTAGCTTCAACCGGGCTTGTGAACTGCTACCTACCGACGTGAAGCCGCATTTTAGAGCTGGGAATTGCTTCTATGTTCTTGGAAAGTATAAGGAGGCCAAGGAAGAGTTTCTGTTGGCAGTGGAAGCGGCGGAGGCCGGCGGAAATCAGTGGGGATATTTGCTTCCACAGATTTATGTGAACCTTGGAATTGCACTTGAAGGTGAAGGTATGGTGTTAAGTGCTTGTGAATACTATAGAGAAGCTGCAATTCTGTGTCCCACACATTTTAGAGCGTTGAAGCTTTTGGGGAGTGCTTTATTTGGGGTAGGAGAATATAGGGCCGCCGTAAAGGCCTTGGAAGAGGCCATATTCATGAAGTCGGATTATGCTGATGCGCACTGTGATTTGGCTTCGGCTTTGCATGCAATGGGAGAAGATGAGAGAGCGATTGAGGTGTTTCAGAAGGCAATCGACTTGAAACCTGATCATGTAGATGCTTTGTATAATTTGGGTGGGCTTTACATGGACTTGGGTAGGTTCCAGAGAGCTTCAGAAATGTATACAAGAGTTTTAGCTGTGTGGCCTAACCATTGGCGGGCGCAGCTCAACAAAGCTGTGTCCTTGTTGGGTGCTGGTGAAACAGAGGACGGTAAGAAGGCCTTAAAGGAAGCCTTGAAAATGACAAACAGGGTGGAGTTACATGATGCAATATTGCATTTGAAGCAGCTGCagaaaaagaagttgaaagcTAATGGCAGTGCAAATGGAGAGGGGTCTTTTGTAGTCGTGGAAGCCTCAAAGTTTATGAcgattggagagaagactGTTTCGAGGCCGGAGTTGTCGAACGCTCTTGTAATTAGGAATTTTCAGAAGATTACCAGAATGAATCGTTGTGATGTGGAGCTTATAAACAAGGAAATCAGTGAACATGACGTGCCAGTGTCGTATTCAGGTAGTGGTGTGCCTGAGAAGTCTATACGCAAGCCTAAGTTAGAAGAAATTCTTCGTAGATTATTGACTTTCTTGAAGCCAGAGACGTTCCAAGGAGCTGTCAAAGGCGTAAACGAGAGGATACTCTCTGTGTTGGATGAGTCAGGCTCAGGAAGGGTGGACTTGGGGCTGTTTTTTGCCGTTCTTGCTCCCATTTGCAATGGCCCCCCTGAAACGAGAAAGCGGGTGGCATACGACGCCCTTGTATGGCGACACGTAAACGAGGGCGGTACTCAGATTAGAAAACTTGATGCAGTTAAGTATATCAAATTGTTGAGGGCTATATATGTTCCTATAGAAGGATCGAGCGAAATTGTGGAAGTCCATGGCCACACCGACAATTCTATCGTGTCTTTCACAGAGTTTCTCGTCATGTTTGATGACCCAGACCGGGGTTTTGGTATCATGTCCACCATGCTAAAGCTAGAAACAGGGGACAGAAATCGTCATGGAAATCACGTATGCTCGGTTTGCCGCTATCCTATCATTGGTTCTCGATTCAAGGAGATGAAATCACATTTTAGCTTGTGTAATCAGTGCTATAGCGAGGGGAAGGTGCCCCCTTCATGCAAGCAAGAAGCATACAGATTTAAAGAGTATGGGAGTGAGGGTGAAGCAGTTAAAGACAAATGTTTCTGCTTTGCAATGCAATCTCATGACGATTCTTAGCTTAGATTAGGTGTTGGGAGTCAATTATATAGCTTGGAGTGTGTGCAGTGGGCGTTTTGCCCTTTGTATAATAAGctctcatatattttatttgtttatcgCACCCTATCTGCTTATTCTGTGATGGAAAGTGATGATCGTAGATTCCACTGTATTATACGACTTGGGTTTTGTTCAATGGGCAAGGAGGAGCCCTccaaagaaatatttttcttctacCCACGGAGTCACcgtttgtaacggcctaagcaCCCTGCTAGtcgatattattattatttattatttttttttttccttttgagttTCTCCTCAAAATTCGTCTTCTTCCGCTACACCCGGCTTAATAGCTACAGTCAATTATAAACACAAATGTATGAGTATCAGAAATGTACAGAATTGGAATGAATGCATAGCTATTAAAACTCACAGTGTCAAATTGATCATCCAAAAGCCAGACGAGTTCTTGGCTTATCAACATCACTATCTGCGTCCTCAAATAATTGTAACCATCATCAGGAAACCCTAGCTCTAAAATCTCCTTCCTAACATTTTCGGCTAAAGGCGCTGCTCCACGAACTTCCCCACGAGACCCTACAGAAGGCTCGAAACCTCCATTCTCCTCATCAACGTAGTCGTCTGGAGCATCGGCAAATATTGAGTTAGGTGGTTCATCAAAGCAGGCAGAACCGGAGGCGTCGACAGGGCCATCATCGAAGACAGAGAGTATAAGAGTGGTTGTGGATACGAACAAAAGCAGGGTCGGTGGCGGCAGTTCCATCGTAATTGGGATCGGATGAGTCAGGAGCGAGTAATTAGAAAGTTGtggatttcttcttctccaaagACTTCTTCCCCATAGCGAGTCGAATTAAGAACATTGAAGTATACTTAGATCAGGGGCACGCACGGTTCGGTTCTGAACCAAAATAGACAACTTTTGCTTTCCTTCTAACAGTTTCAGCGCCACGGAGTAGGGAGTGAAAAGTAAGGTGAGAAGGGAGGCAGCGACGCCTCCTTTTGTTGGGGAGTGACTTTCGCAACAAGGCTTCTGGTGTTATATATACCAGACATGACGGTCATTTAATGACCTAGCTCATGATCattatttccttattttacATATGTATTTCAACAATAATTTCCATccctaattataattataattcttTTGAGCATGCATTTGTTTTATCTGCAAATTTGGTAAGATTTGGGTGATTAATGATGAAAAACTCTCCATGGGttgacaaattcaaaatttcatcgtcttactaaaaaaatgtatgttttaatctAGTTGCAAAAtgctaaaatttctaaattttaccaTTTAATCATAAAACATTTTAGTTGCGACATGAATTAACAATATTAAAACCAAATTTTTAGAGGGTTCATTGGATCCTCACCCCTCAAATTCTTTCCCATTTCTACATTCAATATCTTTCTAAAccaacaatattaaaaatttaagacatGAATGAAATCAATTTGTGACATGTTTACATGGATCATaccaacattaaaaaaaaaaaaaaaaaaaaaaaaaaaaaaaaaaaaaaaaaaaaaaaaaaaaaNaaaaaaaaaaaaaaagaaacatgaatGAGTTTAGGGTTAGAAAAGTTGAGAAATTTAATACCTTCGCTGGCGGAAGTAAGAGAGACAGTGTGCTGTGTGTCTCCATTTAACCCTGCGATCTCATTACTCATCACAAACTTACACAGAAAAAAGAAGTCCCATGATATAAAAACCATTCATAATCTCCTTTCGTCAGTGAACAGAttaaaaaggggaaaaaaacacGTAGATATGAGTTGTTTTTATGGGTTTTAGCAGTCAATATAGTGGAAGACCCTAATAGGTTCACCAAATTATGGggcaaaaaagaagaaaaaaaaaaaaaaaaaaNCTCAAGGAGTGGATAGGTAGTGAGATCCGGAGGGGGAGGGTGTTGAAGGTGAATATTGGGGTGGTTGGGCTGGAGGCGCAAGGCGAATATGCGAGGATGGGCACCGCCTGGGTGGTACCCCATAACTGACTCATAATCTCCTCCGCCTACTCCTACGCCTACTCCTACTCCGACTCCTACTCCGACTCCGACACCTCCATTGTCCACCAGCCCATAATGTGGATCTTCCTCTGTTGCAATATCCTGTACCAAATATTTGCCATTCCCAAACATTTATCAAACTTTCAaccatttccattttcttcgaATTCCAACTACATTAATCACACTTACAAACTCCTGAAGAAGACTCTTGTGTATTTCTCCTACGCTCTTCAACTGCAGTTTCAAAACAAGCACTATCATTATCATCAAGTGTTTTTCTAAATATTCCAAAAATGAGTAAATTACACGAGTTGAATTACCTTCTTCTTGTGCGTTTCAATCTGGTTTGATATCACCCGGTACTGTTCAACCATGTTTCAAATTCACATTGGTCAATGTATACATACaaaacatgcaaatatgaactaatatttgattttaaactaGATTGAAGTGTTTTCTTAAATGCgacaaaaataacattaagAATGAGGACAAAATAAGGgtaatttattaatgaatcaagcattaatatattatataaaaagaatcCCAAGTCCCAAGACAAACTAGTGATTTGAGGTTAGAAACATAGTTGTAATAGAATCGAggttattaatatattattaaaatgaaagtaaTGGATTTGTGGAACCTTGCGTTCACGGATGATCCTGACGGCATTATCCATATCTTGCTCAAGACAGCGCAGTTCCTCAAAACTCAGATCATTCATGCATTCCCCCATCCTTTGCCtgtaaatgtatttataaatgtatttaaagtcattaaaaagaaaaaaggaagaaattaaaaatggagATCTGGATGGATGTATACATAATCTGCCTGCGAAGGCTACGATTCACGTCTTTGAGCTTCTTCAGATTCTCTTGCATTCTCTGCACATGGCCGAATTGATAGGGTATATAGAAGAGTgatgagagaagaaaagaaggggGGGAGTGGGAGACCTGGTAGTGAGAGATCCATAGATCAACGCCTAGAGTCTTCTGGTACTGATCGAAAAGCTCCTTGGTCCTGGAAGGAAGggaaatgaattgaaagaataaaggagggatttagggtttgagagaaggaggaggagaggtTAGTTACGAGGTGGAAGGGCTGATATACTCGTGGAGTTTTCCAGTGCTGGAAAACATGATGATGGAGACTTTGGCATCGCAGAGGACGGTGAGCTCGTTGGCCTTTTTGAAGAGGCCGTTGCGTCGCTTGGAGTAGGTGACCTGCCTGTTCGTAGGGTTTTCGATTCGCTTGATCTGGATCTTCCCTCGCGCCATCGGAGGAGGCCTTTCGATTCTTGTTCTAATTCTTCGagggttttgttttggtttgatttgtgGAAGAGGGAgaaatggaggaggaggaggagaagaagggaGATGGAAAGTAAATTATGAAGGCATTGCCGGAAATGGAAAGTTTGGGCCTAATTTGGTGAAAGCACTTGCAGGTTTTACAATAAACCTCGTAATGTCTTTGTTCTGCTTTTCCTCCATAACTCTGCACCAAGTGGGGACCAACACTTTCCGTCCTCTCAATTCACCGcccttcctcttccttttttcctaTTTCATCCAACCCAACCATCCATAATATTCATATCAAACTTACTTTACTTAATTCCTCAATCTACGCCTACTTTCATCTACCACATCTTGTTATAACACAATTTTGTCTTACCCCTACCAATAAAATTGTTCAACATTTCTTTAGTTGAGGATAGATCTCCATTGAAATTAtcccataaaaaaaagtagatgaagaaaacaatatctgctactaacgataatttttttttgctgttacaaatggtattacaagtggtatcagagccagctagaaaaatgacaatatttgctgaCTTTGACGGCTGCTGTTACAGAGTCCTTTCCCAATAGTACGTTCATTCTCAATTACCATCGAGAGTGGTGTAACCCTTTTATGGTGGTCGTTCTTCGTGGGAGAGACTACTTCTCCCGACACCAAATACAGAGGCATCCTTGAGAGAGACATGTGTCTCCCAAGGAGGATGTTTAGATGTGTTGcaataactttaaaaagaatttgaaagacataaaatttataaatttaattcatagTATAAAAATATCGAATAGGTTCAATGTATCAAATAAATAGGAAATacaatacaaatttaaaaattgcatttcaattattcacatgtcattaattattttatctaatacAACCAGCATTCAATGTCCTCCGGAATTGGATCTGCTTCATTAAAGTCCGtgactaaaaaacaaaactttagCAAAATAGTCTCTCAGGTAACTAATAAGCTTAGCTGGTCCTTTCCCCAAGCAAGAGTGTAGTAGAACAACGCAAGCATTTAACGTTGTTGGACTCCGAAATAAATGTCACttcacataaataaataaataaataaattaattaattaaaaagaaagaacgtCTACCACGTCTAATCCACAAGATCGTAGTACCAAGCTTCATAAATTCCACGCACAGCAGAAATTAAAACTCATAAACCTGTCCTGTCCCATGGCGGCTCAAGCAACCCTCAACTCACTTTTCAATacccttttttgttttccttaaTCTCCTCATACTCGACTTTCCATGCGAGAACCCACAAGACAAAAGCTTGTGATTTTCTCGTTGTCTTGTATGACAAGACAAACTCGTGTCCAAATCCCAGGGACAGAAAGTTAGCCAAACCCTCCGCCTCATCTCCCACCAAACAGCTCAATACAACATGCATGCGTCTGCAAGATCGTTGAAGTTATAAATTTGGGCCTCATTTGGGCTGAGAGTATGAGAAATGGGCTTCTATAATACCTTATGAAAAGCCCATTCATGGGCCCGAGGTCCAGTATCGCAGGAGATTTCCACACGAATCATGTCTAAAAGTACattttatattcattattTGCTCTTAATAATGTTAAAACCATCAATCACaattatcatatcatatttatatttccaataacataattaaaaaaaataaaatttctataaataCCTTGAGAtttgacatatatatatatatatatatatatatttaaagtcATGCACAAAATTAAATCTGTACCTAAAACATGTCGTgcaaaatttacttttaaggATTTTGTCTCCAACctccttttcttattttctcaGAAATAATCGCAAAGAAAAGAATCCTTCTCTTAGCATGTTCTTTTaggcttttttttcttacttcttttttaaaaattcttttttcttttttctttttcctttccccttttatgtttttcttcttctcttcctttaGCACGTGGAATTATTGagcatttaattatttagtagATGCTAGTTCTTTAATATTcattccaaataaaataaactagaATTGGtacaatttaatcaaatattccTGGTTGTTTCAAGTGAAACATATTTAATTACGAAGATATTAGGATTGACTCATCGAGAAGGAAGATTCATGTTACTGGTATAAGCACTAACTATCGTCTcctttaaacatttttttaatcatcttATTCTCaggatcactctcattcagatATGGTCTTTGTTTATTCATTCGAATCATCTatgcattttctttatataatttatttcatatttatattcatGGTGCATTAATTATTCAACAAATGGTGGTGTCATATTGGTCTGGCCCAGTACGTGACCTCCAACACTCAGTATCGGCATGCAACAAATTTGATGGCTTTGGTTAGGATGGTGAAATTTAGAGGGAACACAAGACAtcaaaaaagcaaaaaacTCAACTTTGATATTTGAGAGCACCATAATTGATCATAAACTAGACAACATCAAATCAACTATACATATATCATTCTGCCTCAAattattattcctttcaatgtattttatttatatacgtCCAAATTACAAAGTGAATTATCCCTAATAACTCTATCAATTGGGCCAGATTTTGTCGCTTTGGCTCGTCACATATCGACAaatataacaactcaagctcacctctaatagatattgttcgctttggtcGGTTACTTATAAGAATTATTTCgttatcctctccaaccgacgtgaaaTCATCGCATTattcatgaattaaaaaacaatggCTTAATTAATTACGTAAGCAGATGGGAAGCTAAATAGACAAAATTGATGAGAGTGATTAGCgtaatgaaaaggaaagagtTGAACAAGTCAAAAGGAAGGAAACAAAACTAAGCATGCTCACACACAACGATCAATCTTTATAAGCTTCATTATTATAGAGCGTCGCCCACGCAAACCATCGTGTAATTACACGAACCTATCTAATCATAGTGTTGCCAATAAAAAGCAAAGCCCACAACACACATTTTTGAACTTAAAAGAAATCTTTAAAGGTCCCTCGGGATCGATCGTGTAGAAAAAGTGTATATTTTTTGTGGGTGGAATAACTTTAT
Encoded proteins:
- the LOC111797365 gene encoding aldehyde oxidase GLOX-like, coding for MHSTPARNMDTPSLILALFFAQILLFSAQPLTEEGRGSWQLLQKNVGISSMHTQLLSNDRVVIFDRTDFGASNLSLPQGKCLRDPTGKIKEDCTAHSIEYDVITNTLRPLMVQTDVWCSSGAVIPNGTLVQTGGDGKGERQIRMLSPCPTCDWEERPGLSARRWYATNHILPDGGQIIIGGQKQFNYEFYPKRTATETVFDLPFLAETSDPKIENNLYPYVFLQPDGNLFIFANNRAILFDYTKNRVVKTFPTIPGGDPRCYPSTGSAVMLPLNLDTESIEVEVLVCGGAPKGALKKAKRNNFVAALNTCARIKITDPDPQWVMETMPHPWVMPDMLLLPNGQVLLINGASAGTAGWEYGREPVLNPVLYRPSIPLGRRFTFQKATTIPRMYHSTAILLRDGRVLVGGSNPHALYEFTGVLFPTELSLEAFSPWYLDPLFSYVRPSIQNLVSPTNLLRGQALKVPFGVPGKVDRTRVSVTILSPAFNTHSFSMNQRLLVLSGRKFRRGGNMTYEVEVTIPESGNVAPPGYYILYLVHRDIPSEGIWVHIQ
- the LOC111797367 gene encoding floral homeotic protein DEFICIENS-like encodes the protein MARGKIQIKRIENPTNRQVTYSKRRNGLFKKANELTVLCDAKVSIIMFSSTGKLHEYISPSTSTKELFDQYQKTLGVDLWISHYQRMQENLKKLKDVNRSLRRQIMQRMGECMNDLSFEELRCLEQDMDNAVRIIRERKYRVISNQIETHKKKLKSVGEIHKSLLQEFDIATEEDPHYGLVDNGGVGVGVGVGVGVGVGVGGGDYESVMGYHPGGAHPRIFALRLQPNHPNIHLQHPPPPDLTTYPLLEXFFFFFSSFLPHNLKDIECRNGKEFEG
- the LOC111796489 gene encoding uncharacterized TPR repeat-containing protein At1g05150-like: MSTRGSRSEKVNRIFQKFDANHDGGLNRDEMAALVVAVNPRVKFSDEQINAILDEVFRTYGNFIQGDEGLTFEGLLRTYDDGAGDVDRDFDALELDINNKGILVTSEASSSSIADERALESQKKQRTAAWALSPNHGIVFDDSWKIVDDLEILIKRLKAKQAKDGKLKADNLDAHSDAGWSRELGPSSELSEKRVFWEESGHDYASFLKELEALRTRADRARSRDEAFDGHMVIGRVLYEHQLFKEALVSFNRACELLPTDVKPHFRAGNCFYVLGKYKEAKEEFLLAVEAAEAGGNQWGYLLPQIYVNLGIALEGEGMVLSACEYYREAAILCPTHFRALKLLGSALFGVGEYRAAVKALEEAIFMKSDYADAHCDLASALHAMGEDERAIEVFQKAIDLKPDHVDALYNLGGLYMDLGRFQRASEMYTRVLAVWPNHWRAQLNKAVSLLGAGETEDGKKALKEALKMTNRVELHDAILHLKQLQKKKLKANGSANGEGSFVVVEASKFMTIGEKTVSRPELSNALVIRNFQKITRMNRCDVELINKEISEHDVPVSYSGSGVPEKSIRKPKLEEILRRLLTFLKPETFQGAVKGVNERILSVLDESGSGRVDLGLFFAVLAPICNGPPETRKRVAYDALVWRHVNEGGTQIRKLDAVKYIKLLRAIYVPIEGSSEIVEVHGHTDNSIVSFTEFLVMFDDPDRGFGIMSTMLKLETGDRNRHGNHVCSVCRYPIIGSRFKEMKSHFSLCNQCYSEGKVPPSCKQEAYRFKEYGSEGEAVKDKCFCFAMQSHDDS